The following coding sequences lie in one Bordetella genomosp. 9 genomic window:
- a CDS encoding MBL fold metallo-hydrolase: MGGAQPRPVVASFFDEATFTATHVVHDPGSRACAIIDSVLDFDAASGRTADASARQLEQYVREHGLDVHWLLETHAHADHLSAAPLLQARLGGRLAIGRHIATVQQTFGKLFNAGTEFARDGSQFDHLFEDGEQFLIGNLSAVALHVPGHTPDGMAYVVGDAVFVGDTLFMPDYGTARCDFPGGDAGMLYRSIRRLLALPDETRVFLCHDYKAPGRDRHAWETTIGTERLCNVHVREGIDEAAFVAMRRSRDAKLPMPKLILPSVQVNMRAGRLPEPESNGVRYLKLPLDRL, translated from the coding sequence ATGGGCGGCGCCCAGCCTCGGCCCGTCGTCGCATCGTTCTTCGACGAAGCGACCTTCACGGCCACACATGTGGTTCACGATCCTGGCAGCCGGGCGTGCGCCATCATCGACAGCGTTTTGGACTTCGATGCCGCCAGCGGACGCACGGCCGACGCCTCGGCCCGCCAGCTGGAGCAGTACGTGCGCGAGCACGGGCTCGACGTGCACTGGCTGCTTGAAACGCATGCCCACGCCGATCATCTTTCGGCGGCGCCGCTGCTGCAAGCCAGGCTGGGGGGCCGGTTGGCCATCGGGCGCCACATCGCCACGGTGCAGCAGACCTTCGGGAAACTCTTCAACGCCGGCACGGAATTCGCCCGCGACGGCAGCCAGTTCGACCACCTGTTTGAGGACGGTGAACAATTCCTCATCGGGAACCTGTCAGCCGTGGCGCTGCACGTGCCGGGCCACACGCCGGACGGCATGGCCTATGTGGTCGGCGACGCGGTGTTCGTGGGGGATACGCTTTTCATGCCCGATTACGGCACCGCCCGGTGCGACTTCCCTGGCGGCGACGCCGGCATGCTGTACCGGTCGATACGGAGGCTGCTGGCCCTGCCCGACGAGACCCGCGTATTCCTATGCCACGACTACAAGGCGCCGGGACGGGATCGTCATGCCTGGGAAACCACCATCGGGACGGAACGTCTGTGCAACGTGCACGTGCGCGAGGGCATCGACGAAGCGGCCTTCGTCGCCATGCGGCGGTCGCGCGACGCGAAGCTGCCCATGCCCAAACTGATATTGCCTTCCGTGCAGGTGAACATGCGTGCGGGCCGGTTGCCGGAACCCGAGTCCAACGGCGTGCGTTACCTGAAGCTGCCGCTCGATCGGCTTTGA
- a CDS encoding multidrug effflux MFS transporter, whose amino-acid sequence MDPAHSGLQAARRYHPDMPSPLPSDPGERTGPSIVHSAKPLPTPASSAKASPLWLLALITLNGTLAMHIFVPALPDAARDLAASASSVQLTLSFYIVGLAIGQLIYGPVSDRFGRRPVLIFGMSLCAGASIAAYFAPTIHALIAARLFQALGGCAGLVLGRAIIRDSVSGDEAAKRLSMLNLLIMAGPGLSPLIGAGLSAAQGWRSIFGWLSVFGILNVVLILFLLRETVKRAGRGASAVLQNYVGLIRSRRFLCYALGGGCATTSLYAFIGAAPFIYVDQLHRSSHEVGFYLALNILGVWFGNLTAINLIGRIPVARLMVMGNLLSCMGAAVFLVAVVSGHLSVALTVAPMLVLTYGAGIASPTAMSEALNVNPAVSGSSSGLYGFSQMAIGAVCTALAGVGGNPALAAACTLLGAGMLAQASFWFAKRAG is encoded by the coding sequence ATGGACCCGGCTCACAGCGGTTTGCAAGCCGCCCGCCGCTATCATCCCGATATGCCAAGTCCGTTGCCGTCAGATCCCGGTGAGCGCACCGGCCCATCTATCGTTCATTCCGCAAAGCCGCTGCCTACCCCAGCCTCGTCCGCGAAAGCGTCGCCCTTATGGCTGCTGGCGCTGATCACGCTGAACGGCACGCTGGCGATGCATATCTTCGTTCCGGCGTTGCCGGATGCCGCCCGCGACCTGGCGGCCAGCGCGTCGTCGGTGCAGCTGACCTTGAGCTTCTATATCGTCGGACTGGCGATCGGACAGCTGATCTACGGGCCCGTTTCCGACCGCTTCGGCCGCCGTCCCGTGCTGATTTTCGGGATGAGTCTTTGCGCGGGCGCCAGCATCGCGGCGTACTTCGCGCCGACGATCCACGCCCTGATCGCGGCGCGTCTGTTCCAGGCCCTTGGCGGATGCGCCGGACTGGTGCTGGGGCGCGCCATCATACGGGACAGCGTATCGGGCGACGAAGCCGCCAAACGTTTGTCCATGCTGAATCTGTTGATCATGGCCGGACCGGGACTGTCTCCGCTGATCGGCGCCGGCCTGAGCGCAGCCCAGGGCTGGCGGTCCATCTTCGGATGGCTGTCGGTATTCGGCATTCTGAACGTCGTTCTGATCCTGTTCCTGCTGCGCGAGACCGTGAAGCGCGCAGGGCGCGGCGCTTCAGCCGTATTGCAGAACTATGTCGGCCTCATCCGGTCCCGGCGATTCCTTTGTTATGCATTGGGCGGCGGATGCGCCACCACGTCGCTCTATGCCTTCATCGGCGCCGCGCCGTTCATCTACGTGGACCAGCTGCATCGATCCAGCCACGAGGTCGGGTTCTATCTGGCTTTGAACATTCTGGGCGTGTGGTTCGGAAACCTGACCGCAATCAACCTGATCGGGCGGATTCCCGTTGCGCGCCTGATGGTGATGGGGAACCTGCTGAGTTGCATGGGCGCGGCGGTATTCCTCGTTGCCGTCGTATCCGGTCATCTTTCGGTGGCGTTGACGGTGGCCCCCATGCTGGTCCTGACCTATGGCGCCGGCATCGCGTCGCCGACAGCCATGTCCGAGGCTTTGAACGTCAATCCCGCCGTCAGCGGCTCGTCATCGGGGCTTTACGGTTTCAGTCAGATGGCCATCGGCGCCGTGTGTACCGCGTTGGCGGGCGTCGGCGGCAATCCCGCCCTGGCCGCCGCTTGCACGCTGCTGGGCGCGGGGATGCTGGCCCAGGCATCGTTCTGGTTCGCCAAAAGGGCCGGTTGA
- a CDS encoding helix-turn-helix domain-containing protein, whose product MNKSIAPAAGARWQASRISEARSRVGLPQADFAKLLGVSVRTLQDWEQGRRNPSGAAKTLLRVALLHPETLRQLPPWRADEAA is encoded by the coding sequence ATGAACAAATCAATCGCGCCGGCCGCCGGCGCACGATGGCAGGCGTCGCGCATCAGCGAGGCCCGCAGCCGGGTCGGACTGCCGCAGGCCGATTTCGCGAAACTGCTGGGCGTAAGCGTGCGCACGCTGCAGGACTGGGAACAGGGCCGGCGCAATCCGTCCGGCGCGGCCAAGACCCTGCTGCGCGTCGCCCTGCTCCACCCCGAAACCTTGCGCCAGCTGCCGCCGTGGCGCGCGGACGAAGCGGCCTGA
- the rimO gene encoding 30S ribosomal protein S12 methylthiotransferase RimO: MGCPKALVDSERILTQLRTEGYEVTPSYDDADVVVVNTCGFIDSAKAESLEAIGEALAENGKVIVTGCMGVEESAIRSVHPSVLAVTGPQQYEQVVRAVHDAAPPQAQHNPYVDLVPPQGVKLTPRHYAYLKISEGCNHRCSFCIIPSMRGDLVSRPVGDVLNEAERLVKAGVKELLVISQDTSAYGVDLKYRTGFWNGRPVKTRMTELCDALSELGVWTRLHYVYPYPHVDEVIPLMAQGKVLPYLDIPFQHASPRILKAMKRPAFEDKTLARIKRWREECPDLTLRSTFIVGFPGETEEDFQYLLDWMSEAQLDRVGCFQYSPVEGAPANALDNPVPDEVKQERWERFMAHQQAISAARLQARIGRQIDVLIDEVDEDGAIGRSSADAPEIDGCVYVASEKPLQPGDLVRVTVTDADEYDLWGDAQ; encoded by the coding sequence CTGGGCTGTCCCAAGGCGCTCGTCGATTCCGAGCGCATCCTGACGCAGTTGCGCACCGAAGGCTACGAGGTCACGCCATCGTACGACGATGCCGACGTGGTGGTCGTCAATACCTGCGGCTTCATCGACAGCGCCAAAGCGGAGTCGCTGGAAGCCATCGGCGAAGCGCTGGCCGAGAACGGCAAGGTGATCGTGACGGGCTGCATGGGCGTCGAGGAATCCGCCATCCGCAGCGTGCATCCGAGCGTGCTTGCCGTAACGGGCCCCCAGCAGTACGAGCAGGTGGTGCGCGCCGTGCACGACGCGGCGCCGCCCCAGGCGCAGCACAATCCCTATGTGGACTTGGTGCCGCCGCAGGGAGTCAAACTGACGCCGCGTCACTACGCCTACCTGAAAATCTCCGAGGGCTGCAATCACCGCTGCAGCTTCTGCATCATTCCGTCGATGCGCGGCGACCTGGTCAGCCGCCCTGTCGGCGACGTATTGAACGAAGCCGAGCGTCTGGTGAAGGCGGGCGTGAAGGAACTGCTGGTGATATCGCAAGACACCAGCGCGTATGGCGTCGATCTGAAGTACCGCACCGGGTTCTGGAACGGCCGGCCCGTCAAGACCCGCATGACCGAGCTGTGCGACGCGCTTTCAGAGTTGGGCGTGTGGACCCGTCTGCACTACGTCTATCCTTATCCGCACGTCGATGAAGTGATTCCGCTGATGGCGCAGGGTAAGGTGCTGCCCTACCTGGACATCCCTTTCCAGCATGCCAGCCCGCGCATCCTGAAGGCGATGAAACGTCCGGCATTCGAGGACAAGACGCTGGCGCGCATCAAGCGCTGGCGCGAGGAATGCCCGGATCTGACGCTGCGCTCCACCTTCATCGTCGGCTTCCCCGGCGAAACCGAGGAAGACTTCCAGTACCTGCTGGACTGGATGAGCGAGGCGCAGTTGGACCGTGTCGGCTGTTTCCAATATTCGCCGGTGGAAGGCGCGCCCGCGAATGCGCTTGACAACCCGGTCCCCGACGAGGTGAAGCAGGAACGCTGGGAGCGTTTCATGGCGCACCAGCAGGCGATTTCCGCCGCCCGCCTGCAGGCCCGGATCGGCCGGCAGATCGATGTGCTGATCGACGAGGTGGACGAGGACGGCGCGATCGGACGCAGTAGCGCCGATGCGCCGGAAATCGATGGCTGTGTGTATGTGGCCTCGGAGAAGCCGCTGCAGCCGGGAGATCTCGTCCGCGTCACCGTGACGGACGCGGACGAATACGATCTCTGGGGCGACGCGCAGTAA
- a CDS encoding ferritin-like domain-containing protein produces MQNAQNAPGHAGSFQVDVQTIRKKARQGLEEGAVTDGYRADRETVLRLLNEALATEIVCVLRYKRHFFMARGMNAEPVAAEFAEHAAQEQEHADRLAERIVQLGGAPNLNPEGITRRSHSEYVEAGSLEDMIKENLVAERIAIDSYRQMVDYIGDKDPTTRRLLEEILAVEEEHADDLSDFLA; encoded by the coding sequence ATGCAAAACGCGCAAAACGCACCCGGACACGCGGGCAGCTTCCAGGTCGACGTCCAGACCATCCGCAAGAAGGCCCGCCAGGGGCTGGAGGAAGGCGCGGTCACCGACGGCTACCGCGCGGATCGCGAAACCGTGCTGCGTTTGCTCAATGAGGCGCTGGCCACCGAAATCGTCTGTGTGCTGCGCTACAAGCGCCACTTCTTCATGGCCAGAGGCATGAATGCCGAACCGGTGGCGGCGGAGTTCGCCGAACATGCCGCCCAGGAACAGGAGCATGCGGACCGGCTGGCCGAACGCATCGTCCAGCTGGGCGGCGCACCGAATCTGAATCCTGAAGGCATCACCCGGCGCAGCCACTCCGAGTATGTCGAGGCCGGCTCGCTCGAAGACATGATCAAGGAAAACCTGGTCGCCGAGCGTATCGCCATCGACAGCTATCGCCAGATGGTCGATTACATCGGCGACAAGGATCCGACCACGCGCCGCCTGCTTGAAGAAATCCTGGCGGTCGAAGAGGAGCACGCCGACGACCTGTCGGACTTCCTGGCCTGA
- a CDS encoding TIGR00730 family Rossman fold protein → MTLENICVYCGSNAGRQPVYAEAARAFGHELARRGLTLVYGGSSAGIMGILANAVLEEGGRVIGVIPEALVQKELAHRNLTEQHIVTSMHERKTLMAEKADAFVALPGGVGTLEEIFETWTWAQLGFHAKPCGLLNIAGYFDKLTAFLDHTVEEAFMRPQHRAMLAVESDPGRLLERFAGYAPPTVSKWIEPAK, encoded by the coding sequence ATGACACTCGAAAACATTTGTGTGTACTGCGGCTCGAATGCCGGCCGCCAGCCGGTTTACGCGGAAGCGGCCCGCGCGTTCGGCCATGAGCTGGCGCGCCGCGGCCTGACGCTGGTATATGGCGGCTCCAGCGCCGGGATCATGGGCATCCTGGCCAACGCGGTGCTGGAAGAAGGCGGGCGGGTGATAGGCGTTATTCCCGAAGCACTGGTGCAAAAGGAACTCGCCCATCGCAACCTGACGGAACAGCACATCGTGACGTCGATGCACGAACGCAAAACCCTGATGGCCGAAAAGGCCGATGCCTTCGTCGCCCTGCCTGGCGGCGTGGGCACGCTGGAAGAGATTTTCGAAACCTGGACCTGGGCGCAGTTGGGCTTCCATGCGAAGCCATGCGGCTTGCTCAATATCGCGGGTTATTTCGACAAGCTGACGGCCTTTCTCGACCACACCGTGGAGGAAGCCTTCATGCGGCCGCAGCATCGCGCCATGCTGGCCGTCGAAAGCGACCCGGGACGTCTGCTCGAGCGGTTCGCCGGCTATGCGCCGCCCACCGTGTCGAAGTGGATCGAGCCGGCCAAGTAG
- a CDS encoding pyridoxamine 5'-phosphate oxidase family protein yields MNIEAAHRIADLDALTALYGAPNETSLLKEVATLHPDYCAFIRAAPFAALATSGPGGLDVSPRGDAPGFVEIQDERTLLLPDRRGNNRIDSLRNVIADPRVALLFLIPGIGETLRVNGRAEITVDPALLERLAVDGKAPRSVLIVHVEAVYFQCSRAVVRSRLWDPATQLPRTALPSTGQILRDLAGTGFDGDRYDRELPERVRNTLY; encoded by the coding sequence ATGAACATCGAAGCCGCCCACCGTATCGCCGACCTGGATGCCCTGACAGCCCTGTACGGCGCGCCCAACGAGACATCGCTGCTCAAGGAAGTTGCGACGCTGCATCCCGACTATTGCGCCTTCATCCGGGCCGCGCCCTTCGCCGCCTTGGCGACCAGCGGACCGGGCGGCCTGGACGTCTCGCCGCGCGGCGACGCCCCGGGTTTCGTGGAAATCCAGGATGAAAGGACCCTGCTGCTGCCCGACCGGCGCGGCAACAACCGCATCGACAGTCTGCGCAACGTCATTGCGGACCCGCGGGTGGCGCTGCTTTTCCTGATACCCGGGATCGGCGAAACGCTAAGGGTGAATGGGCGCGCCGAAATCACGGTAGACCCGGCCTTGCTGGAACGGCTTGCGGTCGACGGCAAGGCGCCGCGTTCCGTACTGATCGTGCACGTGGAAGCGGTGTACTTCCAGTGCTCGCGCGCCGTGGTGCGATCGCGACTGTGGGATCCCGCGACACAACTGCCGCGCACCGCCCTTCCCAGCACCGGGCAGATCCTGCGCGACCTGGCCGGCACCGGGTTCGACGGCGACCGCTACGACCGCGAACTGCCGGAGCGTGTAAGGAACACTTTGTATTGA
- the fmt gene encoding methionyl-tRNA formyltransferase, producing MRVVFAGTPEFARLALDAILAAGHTVPLVLTQPDRPAGRGLKLAPSPVKQAAVAAGIPVAQPRSLRLDGRYPEDAAQAHDHLRAAEADVMVVAAYGLILPQWVLDLPPHGCLNIHASLLPRWRGAAPIQRAIEAGDAETGITIMQMDAGLDTGDMLLVRKLPIGPAQTAAALHDALAPLGATAIVEALQALAAGGLTPVPQPAEGVTYAAKLDKAEAPLDCSLAADVLARRVRAFNPVPGATIRLPGLGDPVKVWRAEALPGAPAALPGSVLRATPAGIDIATADGILRLQELQRAGGKRQEAEVFIRGWQPPA from the coding sequence ATGCGCGTTGTTTTCGCCGGTACGCCCGAGTTCGCCCGTCTTGCGCTGGACGCCATCCTGGCCGCCGGCCATACCGTTCCCCTGGTTCTCACGCAGCCTGACCGCCCGGCGGGGCGTGGCCTGAAACTCGCGCCGAGCCCCGTCAAGCAAGCCGCGGTGGCGGCCGGCATCCCTGTAGCGCAGCCCCGCAGTCTCCGGCTGGACGGCCGTTATCCCGAAGACGCGGCCCAGGCGCACGACCATTTGCGCGCCGCCGAGGCGGACGTCATGGTCGTCGCCGCCTACGGACTGATCCTGCCGCAATGGGTGTTGGACCTGCCGCCGCACGGCTGCCTGAACATCCACGCCAGCCTGCTGCCGCGCTGGCGCGGCGCCGCGCCCATCCAGCGCGCCATTGAGGCTGGCGATGCGGAAACCGGCATCACGATCATGCAGATGGATGCCGGTTTGGATACCGGCGATATGCTGCTGGTGCGCAAGCTCCCGATCGGGCCGGCGCAGACGGCAGCCGCTCTGCACGATGCGCTTGCCCCCCTGGGCGCGACCGCCATCGTAGAGGCGTTGCAGGCCCTGGCGGCCGGCGGACTCACGCCAGTGCCCCAGCCGGCGGAAGGCGTCACCTATGCCGCCAAACTCGACAAGGCAGAAGCTCCGCTGGATTGTTCGCTGGCCGCCGATGTCCTTGCGCGGCGGGTGCGGGCCTTCAATCCGGTTCCCGGCGCCACGATCCGCCTGCCGGGTCTCGGCGATCCCGTAAAGGTGTGGCGCGCCGAGGCGCTGCCGGGCGCGCCGGCCGCATTGCCCGGCTCCGTGCTGCGCGCCACGCCGGCTGGCATCGATATCGCCACGGCGGACGGCATCCTGCGCCTGCAGGAATTGCAGCGCGCCGGGGGCAAGCGCCAGGAAGCAGAGGTCTTCATCCGCGGCTGGCAGCCCCCGGCCTGA
- the def gene encoding peptide deformylase, whose translation MALLNILHYPNPRLHIKAKPVAEVDDRIRQLVRDMAETMYDAPGVGLAATQVDVHERVVVIDVSEEANQLLVLINPEITWKSEEKQTYEEGCLSVPGVYDEVQRSARIRFKALDIDGKPYEMEAEGLLAVCVQHELDHLDGKVFVEYLSPLKQNRIRTKLRKAEREAVRA comes from the coding sequence ATGGCCTTGCTGAACATCCTCCACTATCCCAATCCGCGTTTGCACATCAAGGCGAAACCGGTGGCGGAGGTGGACGACCGTATCCGTCAACTGGTGCGTGACATGGCGGAAACCATGTACGACGCGCCCGGCGTGGGCCTGGCTGCCACGCAGGTCGATGTGCACGAGCGCGTCGTCGTTATCGACGTGTCCGAAGAGGCGAACCAGCTGCTGGTCCTGATCAATCCGGAAATCACCTGGAAAAGCGAGGAGAAGCAGACATACGAGGAAGGCTGCCTGTCCGTGCCGGGCGTCTATGACGAGGTGCAGCGCAGCGCGCGCATCCGGTTCAAGGCGCTGGACATCGACGGCAAGCCCTACGAAATGGAAGCCGAAGGGCTGCTCGCGGTATGCGTCCAGCACGAGCTGGACCATCTGGACGGCAAGGTTTTCGTCGAATATCTCTCCCCGCTCAAGCAGAACCGCATCCGCACCAAGCTGCGCAAGGCCGAACGCGAAGCAGTGCGGGCCTGA
- the dprA gene encoding DNA-processing protein DprA: MPLHIPYEEMAAWLRLSQEPGLGLIGAITLLRGVGGPHAIYAMKADALARHLPPGLARQLASPPPAAMADAIERALRWVEEPDRHIITLGDPRYPAALLTTADPPLLLYVRGQLTPLAGPSLAVVGARNATAGGLENARRFAGHLAAHGWCVVSGLAQGIDAAAHEGALAAGAAGAGTVAVMGTGMDTIYPSRHAALAERIAAAGALVTELPLGSPALPHHFPRRNRLVAGLSRGVLVVEAAPQSGSLITARLAAENGREVFAIPGSIHSPLSRGCHALIRQGAKLVETARDITEEFGLAAPWGDAAAGMPAVETPPKPCREDGVLAAIGHDPVHLDTLLARTGLDSPSLNARLLELELTGAVARLDGGRFQRLAGARSAAKD; the protein is encoded by the coding sequence ATGCCTTTGCACATCCCTTACGAAGAAATGGCGGCCTGGCTGCGCCTGTCGCAGGAACCCGGCCTGGGCCTGATCGGGGCCATCACCCTGCTGCGTGGCGTAGGCGGCCCGCATGCGATATACGCCATGAAGGCGGATGCGCTGGCGCGCCACTTGCCGCCGGGCCTGGCCCGGCAACTCGCCTCGCCGCCGCCCGCCGCCATGGCGGATGCCATTGAACGGGCGCTGCGCTGGGTGGAAGAGCCGGACCGCCACATCATTACCCTGGGCGACCCCCGCTATCCCGCCGCGCTGCTGACCACCGCCGATCCGCCCCTGCTGCTCTACGTGCGGGGCCAGCTCACCCCTCTGGCGGGGCCGTCACTGGCCGTCGTCGGCGCGCGCAACGCGACTGCCGGGGGCCTGGAAAACGCGCGGCGCTTCGCCGGGCACCTGGCGGCGCACGGCTGGTGCGTCGTCAGCGGCCTCGCGCAGGGCATCGATGCGGCCGCCCATGAAGGCGCGCTGGCCGCCGGCGCCGCGGGAGCCGGCACGGTGGCCGTCATGGGCACCGGCATGGACACGATATATCCGTCGCGCCACGCCGCGCTTGCCGAACGCATTGCCGCAGCCGGCGCGCTCGTTACGGAACTGCCCTTGGGCAGCCCCGCGCTGCCGCATCACTTTCCCCGCCGCAATCGCCTGGTGGCCGGCCTGTCGCGCGGCGTTCTGGTGGTGGAAGCGGCCCCGCAAAGCGGCTCGCTGATCACCGCCCGGCTGGCGGCTGAAAACGGGCGCGAGGTGTTCGCCATACCGGGCTCGATTCATTCGCCCTTGTCCCGCGGCTGCCATGCCCTGATCCGGCAGGGCGCCAAGCTCGTGGAGACCGCGCGGGATATCACCGAGGAATTCGGCTTGGCGGCGCCTTGGGGCGATGCGGCTGCCGGCATGCCCGCGGTGGAAACGCCGCCCAAGCCTTGCCGTGAGGACGGCGTCCTTGCCGCGATCGGCCATGATCCCGTCCATCTGGACACGCTGCTCGCGCGCACAGGGTTGGACAGCCCCAGCCTGAACGCCCGCTTGCTCGAATTGGAACTGACGGGTGCAGTCGCCCGGCTGGATGGAGGCCGGTTCCAGCGTTTGGCTGGAGCGCGCAGCGCCGCCAAGGACTAA
- a CDS encoding hydroxymethylglutaryl-CoA lyase produces MPVPTHVKIVEVSPRDGLQNEKGFVPTDVKIELVNRLAAAGFPNVEATSFVSPKWVPQMADAAQVMAGIERRPGTIYSVLTPNMKGFEAALAAGADEVVIFGAASEAFSQKNINCSIAESIARFEPVAQAAKAAGVRLRGSISCALGCPYQGEVPVEAVVDVVKRYLALGCDEIDVADTIGVGTPKRVRQVMDAVTAVADPARISGHFHDTYGQALANITAALECGIAIFHTSVAGLGGCPYAKGATGNVATEDVLYLLRGMDIDTGVDFDAVVDIGQWMSRHLQRQSSSRAGNAIAAKRAA; encoded by the coding sequence ATGCCCGTACCCACCCACGTGAAAATTGTCGAAGTTTCGCCGCGCGACGGTCTGCAGAACGAAAAGGGATTCGTGCCCACGGACGTCAAGATCGAGCTGGTAAACAGGCTTGCCGCCGCCGGGTTCCCCAACGTCGAGGCAACGTCGTTCGTGTCGCCGAAATGGGTGCCGCAGATGGCGGACGCCGCGCAGGTGATGGCCGGCATCGAACGCCGGCCCGGCACGATCTACTCGGTCCTGACGCCCAATATGAAAGGTTTCGAGGCGGCGCTGGCGGCCGGCGCCGATGAAGTCGTCATCTTCGGCGCGGCCAGCGAGGCCTTTTCGCAGAAGAACATCAATTGCTCGATCGCAGAGTCGATTGCCCGCTTCGAACCGGTGGCCCAGGCCGCCAAGGCCGCCGGCGTGCGGCTGCGCGGGTCCATCAGCTGCGCGCTGGGCTGCCCGTATCAGGGCGAAGTGCCGGTGGAGGCCGTGGTGGACGTGGTCAAACGCTATCTCGCCCTGGGCTGCGACGAAATCGACGTGGCCGACACGATCGGCGTCGGCACGCCCAAGCGGGTGCGGCAAGTCATGGACGCCGTGACTGCGGTGGCCGACCCGGCACGGATATCGGGCCACTTTCACGACACCTACGGTCAGGCGCTGGCGAACATCACCGCGGCGCTGGAATGCGGCATCGCGATTTTCCATACTTCCGTGGCCGGACTGGGCGGCTGCCCGTACGCCAAGGGCGCAACCGGCAACGTGGCGACCGAGGACGTGCTTTACCTGCTGCGGGGCATGGACATCGATACGGGGGTGGATTTCGACGCCGTGGTGGACATCGGCCAATGGATGTCGCGGCATCTGCAGCGCCAGTCGTCGAGCCGCGCCGGCAACGCCATCGCGGCCAAGCGCGCGGCCTGA
- a CDS encoding amino acid ABC transporter substrate-binding protein codes for MRIGFTSGRFKALLGAALLAGAAQAAHGATIDTVRQNGFVRCGTTTGFAGFSAPDAKGEWRGLDVDLCRAVAAAVLGDARKTKIVPLNAQQRFTALQSGEIDVLTRNTTVTQQRDTALGIIHAGINFYDGQGFMVRKSLGVKSAKELNGASVCLQAGTSNENTLADWARANKVEYKPVVIEDFNEIVNAFASNRCDVFSTDASGLASIRISKLGNPDDFVVLPEIISKEPLGPFVRQGDDNWLNIVSWSLRAMIEAEEYGITSANVDTLKAKSDQPNVKRILGVTPGAGKNMGLSEDWAYNIIKQVGNYGESFERNVGQGSPLKLQRGLNAQWNKGGLMYALPIR; via the coding sequence ATGCGTATCGGATTCACCTCGGGACGTTTCAAGGCGCTGCTCGGCGCCGCGCTGCTGGCCGGCGCCGCGCAGGCGGCGCACGGCGCCACCATCGACACCGTACGCCAGAACGGCTTCGTTCGTTGCGGCACGACCACCGGGTTCGCCGGCTTTTCGGCTCCCGACGCCAAGGGCGAATGGCGCGGCCTCGACGTGGATCTTTGCCGCGCCGTCGCCGCGGCCGTGCTGGGCGACGCCCGCAAAACGAAGATCGTGCCCCTGAACGCGCAGCAGCGTTTCACCGCGCTGCAGTCCGGCGAAATCGACGTGCTGACGCGCAACACGACGGTCACGCAGCAGCGCGACACCGCGCTGGGGATCATCCATGCCGGCATCAATTTCTATGACGGCCAGGGCTTCATGGTCCGCAAGTCGCTCGGCGTGAAAAGCGCCAAGGAGCTGAACGGCGCATCGGTCTGCCTGCAGGCCGGCACGTCGAACGAGAACACGCTGGCGGATTGGGCGCGCGCCAACAAAGTGGAATACAAGCCGGTAGTCATCGAAGACTTCAACGAAATCGTCAACGCCTTCGCCAGCAACCGCTGCGATGTGTTCAGCACCGATGCGTCGGGCCTGGCATCGATACGGATCTCCAAGCTCGGCAATCCGGACGACTTCGTCGTGTTGCCTGAAATCATTTCGAAGGAACCGCTGGGCCCCTTCGTGCGCCAGGGCGACGACAACTGGTTGAACATCGTTTCCTGGTCGCTTCGCGCCATGATCGAAGCCGAGGAATACGGAATCACGTCGGCCAACGTCGACACGCTGAAGGCCAAGAGCGACCAGCCCAACGTGAAGCGCATCCTGGGCGTGACGCCCGGCGCAGGCAAGAACATGGGACTGTCCGAAGACTGGGCCTACAACATCATCAAACAGGTGGGCAATTACGGCGAGAGTTTCGAGCGTAACGTCGGCCAGGGCAGCCCCCTGAAGCTGCAGCGCGGCCTGAACGCGCAGTGGAACAAGGGCGGGCTGATGTACGCGCTGCCGATCCGTTGA